From Vigna unguiculata cultivar IT97K-499-35 chromosome 5, ASM411807v1, whole genome shotgun sequence, the proteins below share one genomic window:
- the LOC114184951 gene encoding uncharacterized protein At3g17950-like isoform X2 translates to MMQEEGWPLGLRFLNSRLGLVRNGSGSASFSTVLTASHTPSTDSSSDLDTQSTGSFFRDNSITLGSLIGISSFLELSGRSTRGRMVEPSKDSKRIHKLKPWLFSLCSRLSTDAVSGNDAPSLGHYLEAERRAASTYRRNQYPTTYGPNVFSPIQDSTSLLVGSQIDHWPSASLGDDGGH, encoded by the exons ATGATGCAGGAAGAAGGGTGGCCTTTGGGATTGAGATTCTTGAATTCTAGACTTGGGCTGGTGAGAAATGGTTCTGGTTCAGCCTCTTTCAGTACTGTGCTCACTGCTTCTCATACCCCTTCAACTGATTCTTCCTCAGATCTTGACACACAG TCCACTGGATCATTCTTCCGTGACAACAGCATTACACTTGGCAGCCTCATTGGTATTTCTAGCTTCTTGGAACTCTCAGGAAGATCAACAAGAGGAAGAATGGTGGAACCCTCGAAGGACAGCAAAAGAATTCACAAGCTGAAGCCTTGGTTGTTTTCACTTTGTTCAAGACTAAGTACTGATGCAGTGAGTGGAAATGATGCCCCCTCTCTTGGTCACTACCTTGAAGCTGAGAGAAGAGCAGCGAGTACATACAGAAGGAACCAGTATCCTACGACTTATGGACCCAATGTTTTCTCCCCTATTCAAGATTCAACCTCACTATTAGTGGGTAGCCAAATTGATCATTGGCCATCTGCTTCATTGGGTGATGATGGTGGACATTAG
- the LOC114184951 gene encoding uncharacterized protein At3g17950-like isoform X1: protein MAQQEEGWPLGLRFLNSRLGLVRNGSGSASFSTVLTASHTPSTDSSSDLDTQSTGSFFRDNSITLGSLIGISSFLELSGRSTRGRMVEPSKDSKRIHKLKPWLFSLCSRLSTDAVSGNDAPSLGHYLEAERRAASTYRRNQYPTTYGPNVFSPIQDSTSLLVGSQIDHWPSASLGDDGGH, encoded by the exons ATGGCTCAACAG GAAGAAGGGTGGCCTTTGGGATTGAGATTCTTGAATTCTAGACTTGGGCTGGTGAGAAATGGTTCTGGTTCAGCCTCTTTCAGTACTGTGCTCACTGCTTCTCATACCCCTTCAACTGATTCTTCCTCAGATCTTGACACACAG TCCACTGGATCATTCTTCCGTGACAACAGCATTACACTTGGCAGCCTCATTGGTATTTCTAGCTTCTTGGAACTCTCAGGAAGATCAACAAGAGGAAGAATGGTGGAACCCTCGAAGGACAGCAAAAGAATTCACAAGCTGAAGCCTTGGTTGTTTTCACTTTGTTCAAGACTAAGTACTGATGCAGTGAGTGGAAATGATGCCCCCTCTCTTGGTCACTACCTTGAAGCTGAGAGAAGAGCAGCGAGTACATACAGAAGGAACCAGTATCCTACGACTTATGGACCCAATGTTTTCTCCCCTATTCAAGATTCAACCTCACTATTAGTGGGTAGCCAAATTGATCATTGGCCATCTGCTTCATTGGGTGATGATGGTGGACATTAG